Proteins from one Caulobacter sp. 73W genomic window:
- a CDS encoding exonuclease domain-containing protein translates to MSRVRVIDLETAGTGSQDVCEIGWQDVVLHDDGLWRVDQERGARFVNPGRPISPETMAVHHILDAQVVDAPFWKDAAPPVLRPRGGMAALAAHRAAFEQRYCTPRLTGGAPWICTWKCALRLWPHLTGFSNQMLRYQRMPEGLDHQTGLPAHRAMPDAYVTAHHLRDQLNAASLEQLLAWSAEPGLLPRVPSGPRRGRAWRELEEPELKAFARDRDINLRFSAETELRQRGEIAPETKPETPQRALL, encoded by the coding sequence ATGTCCCGCGTCCGCGTCATCGACCTGGAGACCGCCGGGACCGGGTCGCAGGATGTGTGCGAGATCGGCTGGCAGGACGTCGTGCTGCACGACGACGGCCTGTGGCGGGTGGACCAGGAGCGCGGCGCGCGGTTCGTCAATCCAGGCCGCCCGATCTCGCCCGAGACCATGGCGGTGCATCATATCCTCGACGCCCAAGTGGTCGACGCGCCGTTCTGGAAGGACGCGGCGCCGCCGGTGCTGCGACCACGGGGCGGCATGGCGGCGCTGGCCGCGCACCGGGCGGCGTTCGAGCAGCGCTATTGCACGCCGCGCCTTACCGGCGGGGCGCCCTGGATCTGCACCTGGAAGTGCGCCCTTCGCCTGTGGCCACATCTGACGGGCTTCTCCAACCAGATGCTGCGATACCAGCGGATGCCCGAGGGGCTGGATCACCAGACCGGCCTGCCGGCCCACCGGGCCATGCCGGACGCCTATGTCACAGCCCATCACCTGCGCGACCAGCTGAACGCAGCGTCGCTTGAGCAACTGCTGGCCTGGAGCGCCGAGCCAGGCTTGCTGCCGCGCGTGCCCAGCGGACCGCGGCGGGGGCGGGCGTGGCGCGAACTGGAGGAGCCGGAGCTCAAGGCGTTCGCCCGGGACCGCGACATCAATCTGCGTTTCAGCGCCGAGACCGAACTGCGCCAGCGGGGCGAGATCGCGCCGGAGACGAAGCCGGAAACCCCGCAGAGGGCGCTGCTGTAG
- a CDS encoding MmcQ/YjbR family DNA-binding protein — MAVTAERARKLALALDGASEAPHFHRVAFKTPRKTFATLDAAAPDINLMFDPDHRDFWCEQAPDAFAPVPGGWGRMGATRCDLDVVDEPTLTAALKAAHLLAQPKPKRSK; from the coding sequence ATGGCGGTGACGGCGGAACGAGCGCGCAAATTGGCCCTGGCCCTGGACGGCGCCAGCGAGGCGCCGCACTTCCATCGCGTGGCGTTCAAGACGCCGCGCAAGACCTTCGCCACGCTGGATGCGGCGGCGCCCGACATCAATCTGATGTTCGATCCCGATCATCGCGACTTTTGGTGCGAGCAGGCGCCCGACGCCTTCGCGCCGGTCCCCGGCGGATGGGGCCGGATGGGCGCCACGCGTTGCGATCTCGATGTGGTGGACGAGCCGACCCTGACCGCCGCCCTCAAGGCCGCCCATCTTTTGGCGCAACCCAAGCCCAAGAGGAGCAAATGA
- a CDS encoding lysozyme inhibitor LprI family protein: MIALLLTLALGAAEIDAKARYSPALDACLKSGDAANGVSVAMATCFNYELTRQDARLNAAYKVAMAKRSAVAQKTLRAAQRAWIKRRDAECQENLTGGTIDMVERSSCHLELTTIRAVELERMGR, translated from the coding sequence ATGATAGCCCTGTTGCTGACCCTGGCCCTTGGGGCCGCCGAGATCGACGCCAAGGCGCGGTACTCTCCCGCCCTGGACGCCTGCCTGAAGAGCGGCGACGCCGCCAACGGCGTCAGCGTGGCGATGGCCACCTGTTTCAATTACGAGCTGACCCGCCAGGACGCGCGCCTGAACGCCGCCTACAAGGTCGCCATGGCCAAGCGGTCGGCCGTCGCCCAGAAGACCCTGCGCGCCGCCCAGCGCGCCTGGATCAAGCGCCGCGACGCCGAGTGCCAGGAGAACCTGACCGGCGGGACCATCGACATGGTCGAGCGCTCAAGCTGCCATCTGGAGCTGACCACGATCCGCGCCGTCGAGCTGGAGCGGATGGGGCGCTAA
- a CDS encoding NUDIX domain-containing protein — protein MLQFGDPKPGLTYADRPAAFGIVERDGKVGLVEVARDGGRHWDLPGGAVDPGEDEAKALVREFGEEAGLKVSLGARVINVAQRFLKDPKTPVNNRGGVYEVTVVAEAPQLKIEEDHTLVWLDPHEALTRLRHEAHATALLFWLRRRAA, from the coding sequence ATGCTGCAGTTCGGCGATCCCAAGCCTGGCCTGACCTATGCGGACAGGCCGGCGGCCTTCGGGATCGTGGAACGGGACGGCAAGGTCGGACTGGTGGAGGTCGCCCGCGACGGCGGCCGTCACTGGGACCTGCCCGGCGGAGCGGTCGATCCGGGGGAGGACGAGGCCAAGGCCCTGGTCCGCGAGTTCGGCGAGGAGGCGGGCCTGAAGGTCAGTCTGGGCGCCCGGGTGATCAATGTCGCCCAGCGCTTCTTGAAGGACCCCAAGACGCCCGTGAACAATCGCGGCGGCGTCTATGAGGTGACGGTCGTGGCCGAGGCCCCGCAACTTAAGATCGAGGAGGACCACACCCTGGTCTGGCTCGATCCGCATGAGGCCCTGACCAGGCTTCGACACGAGGCGCATGCGACGGCCCTGCTGTTCTGGCTGCGCCGCCGCGCCGCCTGA
- the folD gene encoding bifunctional methylenetetrahydrofolate dehydrogenase/methenyltetrahydrofolate cyclohydrolase FolD, which yields MAEATIIDGKAFAADLRGRIAEEVAALKADHGITPGLAVVLVGEDAASQIYVRNKGEQTEAAGMHSVTHRLPADVSEPDLMRLVAQLNDDPAIHGILVQFPVPAHLSQDRIVAAISPDKDVDGLNVINAGRLASGLPALTPCTPLGCMMLLKDKLGDLKGKRAVVIGRSNLMGKPMAQMLLAADCTVTIAHSRTADLPAVCREADIVVAAVGRAEMVKADWLKPGAAVIDVGINRVPARDPQAAAAGKTRVVGDVAFEEAKAVAGYITPVPGGVGPMTIACLLQNTVTAARRLNGLG from the coding sequence ATGGCTGAAGCGACCATCATCGACGGCAAGGCCTTCGCGGCCGATCTGCGCGGGCGCATCGCCGAGGAAGTCGCCGCGCTCAAGGCCGACCACGGGATCACGCCGGGCCTGGCCGTGGTGCTGGTCGGCGAGGATGCGGCCAGCCAGATCTATGTGCGCAACAAGGGCGAACAGACCGAAGCCGCCGGCATGCACTCGGTCACCCACCGCCTGCCGGCCGATGTGAGCGAACCCGACCTGATGCGCCTGGTCGCGCAACTGAACGACGATCCGGCCATCCACGGCATCCTCGTGCAGTTTCCGGTGCCGGCCCATCTGAGCCAGGACCGCATCGTGGCCGCCATCAGCCCCGACAAGGATGTTGACGGCCTCAACGTCATCAACGCCGGGCGCCTGGCCAGCGGCCTGCCGGCCCTGACGCCCTGCACGCCGCTGGGCTGCATGATGCTGCTGAAGGACAAGCTGGGCGACCTGAAGGGCAAGCGCGCCGTGGTCATCGGCCGCTCGAACCTCATGGGCAAGCCCATGGCCCAGATGCTGCTGGCGGCCGACTGCACGGTGACCATCGCCCATTCGCGCACCGCCGACCTGCCGGCCGTCTGCCGCGAGGCCGACATCGTGGTCGCCGCCGTGGGCCGGGCCGAGATGGTCAAGGCCGACTGGCTGAAGCCCGGAGCCGCCGTCATCGACGTGGGCATCAACCGCGTCCCGGCCCGGGATCCGCAAGCCGCCGCCGCGGGCAAAACCCGCGTGGTGGGCGACGTGGCCTTCGAGGAAGCAAAGGCCGTGGCCGGCTATATCACGCCGGTTCCGGGCGGGGTGGGGCCGATGACCATCGCCTGCCTGCTGCAGAACACCGTGACCGCCGCGCGCCGCTTGAACGGCCTGGGCTAG